The Nitrospirota bacterium region GTCAGCCGGACCATGCTCAAGGCCACCGCGATGCAGGGAGGCTCGCCAGGCGACTGTCTGCGGCAGGTCAATAATCTCCTCTGTCCCGACAACGAGGCGTCCATGTTCGTGACGGTCTTCTACGCCATCCTGGATACCAGGACCGGTGTCCTCGAATACGGCAACGCGGGCCACAACCTGCCGTACCTTTTGTCCGGCCGGGGCGGCATCGTGGTGCTGGAGAATCCTGGCGGCATGGCCTTGGGGGTGATGGAAGACAGCGCCTATCCGGTGAAGCGGGTGCAGTTGCGCGCCGGCGACGGCTTGCTGTTCTACACAGACGGGGTGACCGAAGCGATGGACGCGGCCGGCAACCTGTTCTCAGTCGAGCGGCTGGAGCGGCTGTTGCGGCGCATCCAGAACGGGTCGCCTACGGAGCTCGTGCGCGACACCGTGGCGGAGGTGCGGAGCTACGCGGCCGGCGAGCCGCAGGCGGACGACATCACGATGCTGGCGTTGCGGTACCTGCAAGGACCAACGGAGTCGAACCGGGCATGAGCCGGACACTCGAGGTCAGGCTGCAGAACCGTCTCTCCGAGCTGGAGCGGGTGGGGGAGGTGGTGGAGTCGTTCGGGGAAACCCACAACCTGCCGGGCAAAGTGGTGCAGGCGGTGGCCCTTTGCATAGACGAGGTCGTCACCAACGTGATCTCCTATGCCTACGACGACCAAGCCGACCACCAGATTACGCTGCGCCTCTCCCTGCAGGCGGGAGAGGTGGCGGCGGAAGTGGAGGACGACGGCAAGCCCTTCAATCCGCTGGACGCGCCGGAGCCGGACCTGACCCAGTCGCTGGAGGACCGGCCGATCGGCGGGCTGGGCGTGCACTTCTTGCGGACGCTGATGGACGGGGTCGAGTATCGGCGCCATGCGGGGAAAAACCTGTTGGTGATGAAAAAGAAACTGCCGGTGTGACCGGCTCAAGAATCACGTGAACGCGAGGGAGGCGGCTGATGGAGATTACGGAGCAGAAAAAGGGATCGGTGGTGCTGCTGGTGCTGACAGGGCGGCTGGACGCGGGCACCGCCGGCAAGCTGGAAGAACGGCTGGTGGGCCTGATCGAGGCCGGCAACCGGAGCTTCGTCCTGGACTTCATGAACCTGGACTACATCAGCAGCGCCGGCTTGCGGGTCCTCCTGATGGCGGCCAAAAAACTCAAGGGGCTGAACGGGCGCATCGTGCTCTCGTCATTGAAGGCCCATATCCGGGAAGTATTCGATATCGCCGGCTTCTCGGCGATCTTTCCGACGTATGATCAGCAGGATGCGGCGGTTGGGAGCTTCCAGTCATAGGACGTTGAAAAAAGCCTCCAGCTTTGTTCTCGCATCGCTGGGCGGCCTTTTTGAACGTCCTGAACGGTGTGGATTGCAATATCTCAAACCTGCTTTCAAGCGGCTGGCAGAGTGGCGGTTGCAAATCTAGTAGGCCTGGCATGGAGTTATCGCACTGGTTGCGGGGAGGCATTTTTATGGCAAAGGGCGTGGCCGAATGGCTGGAAGAAGCGGAGCGTCGGTATCAGGCCTATCGCCATGGGCTTCTCACGCCGAAACCAGCAGCCGAAGTCTTCCGCGCAAGCCGTGCCAAACTGAGACAATCATTGCCGCCAGGTATCGATGAATAAATTGCGACAGACCAAAGAGGGGTTATTAATTCCGTCCTCCCTGCTCAAGGGAATAGGCGGCCCAGTTTCCGTGCAACGGCAGGGGAATGTGCTGTTCATTGAATCGGAGGAGCGCCGAGCGGCCCGGAGGCGTGCAGCCCGCATGGTGCAGCGTCTGCGACGGGCTGCGGGATCATCCGGGGAACTGACGGCCGCAGCGATGGCACGTGAAGTAGCGGCGGTCCGGCGGAAGCGTGCGAGTCATCGTTGATACCAACATCATCGTCTCCGGTCTGATTTCCTCTTCTGGCCCACCCGCCAAAATCGTGAATGCCCTCTTGCAAGGGCTCCTGATCCCTGTCCTGAGTCCTGACACGTTGGCCGAGCTTGAAACGGTTCTGATTATGTTCCCTCTGAAAGTGCGACCTTTCGAGCGCCCTGCCAGATGTGTAACCGCAAAGCTTAGCCCTTGATCCCTCTTCCCTCCAGTTTCCATCTTCCCACTAGACACCAGAATAGATATGTACTAACATTGTAAGGACTGGAGGTGGGGCATGATTAAGAAGCTGCAAAAGCATGGGAACAGCGTGGCGCTCGTCATTGAAAAGCCCGTCATGGAAGCGCTCGGCATCACGGAAGAGACTCCGCTGCAAGTGACTGTCAACGGGAACGCGCTGGTCGTAACTCCGGCCAACGTGGGTATCGGCCCGGAGCGGATGAAGGAGATCATCAAGGATATCCGCAAACGGTACGGGCCGATGCTGAAACGACTGGCAGACTGAAACCGTGAAGCCCGTTATCTTCTTGAATGTGGAGGATGTTCTGATACTCCACGCCGATACCATCGACACCGACGGCGGTTCGCACGGGCTCAGAGATCACGGCCTATTGGACGCGGCGGTTGCCATGCCACGCCAGCAATTCGGCGGCCAATTTCTGCACGAGGACCTTGCGGCGATGGCGGCGGCCTATCTCTTTCACATCGCGCAAAATCATCCTTTTGTGGATGGAAATAAGCGTGCCGCGGTGATGTCCGCGCTCGTCTTTCTGAACCTCAATGGCGTTAAAAATCTGCCGGCACCGGACAAACTGGAAGCGACGACCAGGCAGGTGGCAGCAGGAGAGATGAACAAGGATCAGTTAACGAAGTGGGTGCAGAGTCAGATCAAACCACGGCGGTAAGAGAAGGCCGGTGGCCGATCGCCTCATACCGCCGCCTGGCCAGATTCCTGGCAGTGCCGCGATCATCTATCATGTGCGATTTAGCTGAGGAAATGAGTCAGGCTTTACTGCCCGGACGCATATGTAGAATGGAGCGTAGGAGAGCCCACCTTTACGAATAAGCGAGAAGACAAATGACATGCAATCGAATTGCTTGCGCTGGAATCCTTTTCGCTCTATTGGTTGGCTGCACCACTAAAACCGCTGACAGCGATGGGATAACCGAGCACTTTCTATGGCCCTGGGAAAAGGTAACTCAGTTTTGTGATCGCAACGACAAGTATCAACAATGGATGGCAGAAGCTCTGGAGTCAGATCAGAAGCAGCAGATGGTCAAGTTAGTGCAGTGGACAAGGAAGAAGGTTGTATTGAAGCAGGGAGCTAAGGAAGAGCACATTGCTACGACAATAGAACGTGGCTACGGATCGTCTTACCAACAAGCTGAAGTCTTCTCATTGCTGGCAGCGTATATGGGCTACGAGGTTCGTTGGGCAGGGGCTCAGCCACCAGTCGCAGCTAAAAATCATGCTCACCTGATTTTTATGAAAGCGCAGCGGGGCTGGATAGTCATTGATATCACGAATGGAGGATGGTTTGAGACGAAGGAGGATCAGATTGCAACTATCAAGGAATTTGAGGATGGAACGCAACTGCACGTTGAGGGAGATATAAAAAAGGCCATTGCTGGAGACACCATCAAAGGAGACGAGGTGCCTTATCGAGCCTATTTCAGCAACCTTCCTGAAGTATTTAAGGCAGAGGGAAGCTCAATTAGGTCTCGCAAACAGATGCCGTGCCATCGAATCTATCAGATACTCGGTTTTGAGGAAGAAGGCTAAATTCTAAGAGTGCGGCCGGGATTCGGTCAGTATTCTTAATCAGCGGGCCAGGCGTAAGAGACTTTCCTTCAGACTTTCGGCTGCTCAAAACGGTCAACCAACAAGGCCGCAGGGAGTCCGGCGACTGAGGCGTATGATTTGATACGTTACAAGGAGACGGACGACTGAGAACGAAGTTGGGGGCCATTTTCAGCAGCCGTGCTAGGGTTCGACGATCACATCGACAAACGCCGGCAGGCTATCCGCCCCGCTCTTGTCTGTGACACGCAGCCTGAAGCGGTACAGTCGTTTCTCGGAGACTTGCGGAGCCAGGAAGCTGGCCCTGGGCATGTTGACGTCCAGCAGCGGCACCTTGCTCCCGCGCACCTGGCTCCAGGAATAAAACAGCGCTTCGCCTTCCGGATCGCGGCTGTTCAATCCGTTTAACTCAACTTTTGTCCCGGCCTTCACGCTCTTGTTCGGGCCTGCGTCCGCAATGGGCGGTTCGTTCGGCTCGTCGTTCACTTCCACCTTCACGTCCAGCGTCGCCTGCTTGCCGCGGTTGGTCACGGTGATGGCGGCCAGGCCCTTCCCGACGATTTGCAACATCCCGCCTGGCAGGACCTTGATTACTTTGCTGTTGGACGACTGATAGGCTGTGCCGGCCGAGGGATGGGCGATTGGTCTGGTGACTCCGTCGGCGAACAAGCCGACGACCGGCAGGTCGAAGATCTTGCCGAGCGAGTCGATCTGTCCGTAGCTGGCTGATTGTCCGGTCCGCCCGAGCTGGAGCGGCTTGTCCGTTTCGAAGTCGATGGAGACCAATTCGGCCTCGGGCTGGACTTGTACGAGGATTTCATCGAACAGGGTGCGGGTTCCCAGCCGACCGCGGGAGATTTCGCCCACGGCCAGCAAGCGCATGGTGCCGATGGCGTCCGATGGGATTCGGAGGGGGCCGCCGAAGGGGGGACTGTCCTGTGCCGTGGCGACGAGCGAGGCGAGGGCGATGATGGCGCCGCCGGTGCTGTCTTTTTGCCAATAGCGTTCATCGGCGATTTTGTTCTTGCCGGCCCCCGCTTCTCCCTTGACCTCCTCCTGCTCCACCAGGGTCTCGCTCTGTTCGGCGTACCAATAGTACCGGACCTTGACGACGCCGGTATCGTGGCCCAGGTCCACTTTCGCCGTGACGGTCTGGCCCGCCTTCAGGACCGCCTGCTCGGCCGGTGTCACGATCTTGAAGGCATATGCAGGCTGTGTCGCGAGCAAAAGGCAGAAGATGGAAGGCAGAAGGCAGAAGTACCCCGCCCACGTCTGACGCATCACGATCATCGCTCCAAATGGAACGGGACGTCGGTGAGAATGACCCGCTCTTTGAACAGCAGCGCCGCCTTCAGCATGAGCGCCCGCTGGTTGTGCAGGATGTTCTGCCACCATTTGGCCGGCAGGATTTCGGGAATGACCACCGTCACCCAGCCGTCCGGGTCCTTGTCGAGCAAGTCCTCGATGTACTCCAGCAGCGATCGCATCACCGAGCGGTAGGGAGAATGCAGGAGGATCAGCGGGACCCCGCAGCCCCATTGGGCCCATTTGATCTGGGTCAGGGCGGTTTCTTCCTTGTCCACGTTGACCATCACGGCGCGGATGTCTCCGGACCGGCCGCGCGCATAGTCCACGGCCCGAACGACCGCGCGATTCACCCCGCTGATCGGGATGATCACGGTGTTGCGGCGGGGCGGCGGGGGCCGGTGGTCCCGCTCCAGCGCCACCTGTTCGTCCACCGCGATGTAGTGGGCGTGGATGGCCCGGAACCACATGATGATCAGCGGCAGCAGGGCGATGACGATCCAGGCCCCGTGCAGGAACTTCGTGCTGGCGATGATCAGGGTGGCGATGCCGGTCGCGACGGCGCCGATCCCGTTCACGATCAGTTTCTGGCGCCAGCCCGGGCCTCCCTTCACCAGCCAGCGCTTGACCATGCCGGCCTGCGAGAAGGTAAAGGAGAGGAAGACGCCGACGGCGTAAAGAGGAATCAATGCGTGCGTGTCTCCGTTGAACAGGATGATCAGGAGGCAGGAGAAGAGCCCCAGGATGACGATCCCGTTCGAGAAGACCAGCCGGTCGCCCATGATCTGCATCTGGTGCGGCATGTAACTGTCCTTGGCGAGCAGGGAGGCGAGGCGCGGGAAGCCCGCGAAGCTGCTGTTGGCCGCCAGGATGAGGATCATCATGGTCGAGGCCTGGACCAGGTAGTAGAGCGGGCCGCCGCCGAAAACCTGGCGCGCGATCTGGGAGACCACGGTTTCATCCTCGCGCGGCAGGACTCCATACTGGTAG contains the following coding sequences:
- a CDS encoding ATP-binding protein, whose protein sequence is MSRTLEVRLQNRLSELERVGEVVESFGETHNLPGKVVQAVALCIDEVVTNVISYAYDDQADHQITLRLSLQAGEVAAEVEDDGKPFNPLDAPEPDLTQSLEDRPIGGLGVHFLRTLMDGVEYRRHAGKNLLVMKKKLPV
- a CDS encoding anti-sigma factor antagonist, producing MEITEQKKGSVVLLVLTGRLDAGTAGKLEERLVGLIEAGNRSFVLDFMNLDYISSAGLRVLLMAAKKLKGLNGRIVLSSLKAHIREVFDIAGFSAIFPTYDQQDAAVGSFQS
- a CDS encoding putative toxin-antitoxin system toxin component, PIN family — its product is MRVIVDTNIIVSGLISSSGPPAKIVNALLQGLLIPVLSPDTLAELETVLIMFPLKVRPFERPARCVTAKLSP
- a CDS encoding AbrB/MazE/SpoVT family DNA-binding domain-containing protein — translated: MIKKLQKHGNSVALVIEKPVMEALGITEETPLQVTVNGNALVVTPANVGIGPERMKEIIKDIRKRYGPMLKRLAD
- a CDS encoding type II toxin-antitoxin system death-on-curing family toxin, producing the protein MKPVIFLNVEDVLILHADTIDTDGGSHGLRDHGLLDAAVAMPRQQFGGQFLHEDLAAMAAAYLFHIAQNHPFVDGNKRAAVMSALVFLNLNGVKNLPAPDKLEATTRQVAAGEMNKDQLTKWVQSQIKPRR
- a CDS encoding APC family permease, producing MLLKRWLVGLPLKTAQAVHERLSKRLALAVFSSDALSSVAYATEEILLVLVLAGTAAVSASIPVSLAIIGLLAILTMSYRQIIFEYPNGGGAYIVAKSNLGDWAGLTAAAALMIDYVLTVAVSVAAGIAALTSAIPALFPHREAFCLLAIILVVMVNLRGVRESGKIFATPTYVFIGSILLMLLVGVAQVVLGKSPGSLETGAAAPTAVEGLTVFLLLRAFSSGCTALTGVEVISNGVSAFKPPEPKNAALTMIGMAVILGTLFIGISLLAYQYGVLPREDETVVSQIARQVFGGGPLYYLVQASTMMILILAANSSFAGFPRLASLLAKDSYMPHQMQIMGDRLVFSNGIVILGLFSCLLIILFNGDTHALIPLYAVGVFLSFTFSQAGMVKRWLVKGGPGWRQKLIVNGIGAVATGIATLIIASTKFLHGAWIVIALLPLIIMWFRAIHAHYIAVDEQVALERDHRPPPPRRNTVIIPISGVNRAVVRAVDYARGRSGDIRAVMVNVDKEETALTQIKWAQWGCGVPLILLHSPYRSVMRSLLEYIEDLLDKDPDGWVTVVIPEILPAKWWQNILHNQRALMLKAALLFKERVILTDVPFHLER